A DNA window from Streptomyces sp. CA-278952 contains the following coding sequences:
- a CDS encoding bifunctional adenosylcobinamide kinase/adenosylcobinamide-phosphate guanylyltransferase: MELTLLGTGAPDGLPRPSCPCAACASARGPWARAATALLVDDALLLDLIPGAVFAAARAGRSLSAVRQVLLTHPHDGPAVELPALLPPAGRVPDGQVLTLISGHRVRAMAMDAPGTGYEVTAPEGERLLYLPPGAAPSGLPERLDRPLDMVVLDVIGRPDAVARLRAAGAVGPATEVIAVHLDHDAPPGPALERRLAAAGARAVPDGTTLVVGEYHAVPDVPRRVLVTGGARSGKSLEAEQRMETLPEVVYVATGGRRDGDPEWAARIGLHRERRPGAWRTEETCEVAELLRADGPPLLIDCLSLWLTDAMDRVEAWEDGRWHGGGEAALRERVAELVAAVRGTRRPVVLVTNEVGSGVVPATSAGRRFRDELGRLNAAVAAECEQVLLVVAGQVLVLRG, translated from the coding sequence GTGGAACTGACTCTGCTCGGCACCGGAGCCCCCGACGGGCTGCCTCGCCCCTCCTGTCCCTGCGCCGCCTGCGCCTCGGCCCGCGGCCCGTGGGCGCGGGCCGCGACGGCCCTGCTGGTCGACGACGCGCTGCTGCTGGACCTCATCCCCGGAGCGGTGTTCGCCGCCGCCCGTGCGGGGCGCTCGCTGAGCGCGGTCCGGCAGGTGCTGCTGACGCACCCGCACGACGGGCCCGCCGTCGAACTGCCCGCCCTCCTGCCGCCGGCCGGCCGGGTTCCGGACGGCCAAGTCCTGACGCTGATCAGCGGGCACCGGGTGCGGGCGATGGCGATGGACGCCCCGGGGACCGGGTACGAGGTGACCGCCCCGGAGGGCGAGCGGCTGCTGTACCTTCCGCCGGGGGCCGCCCCCTCCGGCCTGCCCGAGCGGCTGGACCGGCCCCTGGACATGGTCGTCCTCGATGTGATCGGGCGGCCCGACGCGGTGGCCCGGCTGCGGGCGGCCGGAGCGGTCGGGCCGGCCACCGAGGTGATCGCGGTCCACCTGGACCACGACGCCCCGCCGGGCCCGGCGCTGGAACGCCGGCTGGCGGCGGCCGGTGCGCGGGCGGTGCCGGACGGGACGACGCTGGTGGTGGGCGAGTACCACGCGGTGCCGGACGTGCCGCGCCGGGTGCTGGTGACGGGGGGCGCGCGGTCGGGGAAGTCCCTGGAGGCGGAGCAGCGCATGGAGACGCTCCCGGAGGTGGTGTACGTGGCGACCGGCGGCCGCCGCGACGGGGACCCGGAGTGGGCGGCCCGGATCGGACTGCACCGGGAGCGCAGGCCCGGCGCCTGGCGGACCGAGGAGACCTGCGAGGTCGCGGAGCTGCTGCGGGCGGACGGGCCGCCGCTGCTGATCGACTGCCTGTCGCTGTGGCTGACGGACGCGATGGACCGGGTGGAGGCATGGGAGGACGGGCGGTGGCACGGTGGCGGCGAGGCGGCGTTGCGGGAGCGGGTCGCGGAGCTGGTCGCCGCGGTGCGCGGGACCCGGCGGCCGGTCGTGCTGGTGACCAACGAGGTGGGGTCCGGGGTGGTGCCGGCGACGTCGGCGGGGCGGCGGTTCCGGGACGAGCTGGGGCGGCTGAACGCGGCGGTCGCGGCCGAGTGCGAGCAGGTGCTGCTGGTGGTGGCGGGGCAGGTGCTGGTGCTGCGGGGGTGA